A stretch of Prinia subflava isolate CZ2003 ecotype Zambia chromosome 14, Cam_Psub_1.2, whole genome shotgun sequence DNA encodes these proteins:
- the TMEM40 gene encoding transmembrane protein 40 isoform X2, translated as MENLDVPIPDLTEEQQDIFQRVFAADAKYLENHEKMDQSFWESLVKCLATTDPPILNTEEKNNLLNSCDVLPGGCVACLKAVEKKGVRAMVLLYLLLKTSNPSGYRQLPSSKGKDEKLKILKRLERNFLYSEEDKKSENSSHESMDEDTQGSDEEDLGRQKTEGQLLGGIPAEVVPYGDSEIARREDSDADAYKKESSRPPQWTVRWMGIRKDDEFFHFVILCFAIGALLVCYYYHKDWTISLGIGLITFASLETTGIYFGLVYRIRSVLDSFVPLIDRFRPRGMRKAA; from the exons ATGGAGAATTTGGATGTCCCGATCCCAGATCTTACTGAAGAGCAGCAAG ACATTTTTCAGAGAGTTTTTGCTGCTGATGCCAAGTACTTGGAGAATCATGAGAAAATGGACCAGTCCTTCTGGGAATCACTTGTAAAATGCTTGGCCACTACTGACCCACCTATACTGAATACTGAAGAAAAGAACAAC CTCCTTAACAGCTGTGATGTCCTCCCCGGAGGCTGTGTTGCCTGCCTGAAAGCCGTAGAGAAGAAAGGAGTCAGGGCAATGGTTCTTCTTTACCTCTTGCTGAAGACTTCCAACCCATCTGGATACAGGCAGCTGCCCAGCTCCAAGGGAAAGG ACGAGAAATTGAAAATCCTGAAGAGATTGGAACGGAATTTTTTATATTCAGAAGAGGACAAAAAGTCTGAAAACTCATCCCATGAGTCCATGGATGAGGATACACAAG GCAGTGATGAAGAAGATTTAGGAAGACAGAAGACTGAAGGCCAGTTACTTGGAG GAATACCAGCAGAGGTGGTTCCCTACGGAGATTCAG AGATTGCCAGAAGAGAAGATTCAGATGCAGATG catACAAGAAGGAGAGCTCTCGCCCCCCTCAATGGACAGTACGGTGGATGGGCATACGGAAGGATG ATGaattctttcattttgtcattCTTTGCTTTGCAATTGGAGCTTTACTAGTTTGCTACTACTACCACAAAG ATTGGACTATTTCTCTTGGGATTGGTTTAATCACCTTTGCTTCCTTGGAAACCACTGGGATATACTTTGGTCTAG TGTACCGAATTCGGAGCGTCCTTGACAGCTTCGTTCCTCTGATTGACAGATTCAGGCCAAGAG GCATGAGGAAAGCTGCCTAG
- the TMEM40 gene encoding transmembrane protein 40 isoform X1: protein MGCACSLLTPMGPGRASLGSCPSHSDMHLLGLSTPCVQGEWEVKKFCFHHSHGQPGRLPAARSNLRLAGTVMENLDVPIPDLTEEQQDIFQRVFAADAKYLENHEKMDQSFWESLVKCLATTDPPILNTEEKNNLLNSCDVLPGGCVACLKAVEKKGVRAMVLLYLLLKTSNPSGYRQLPSSKGKDEKLKILKRLERNFLYSEEDKKSENSSHESMDEDTQGSDEEDLGRQKTEGQLLGGIPAEVVPYGDSEIARREDSDADAYKKESSRPPQWTVRWMGIRKDDEFFHFVILCFAIGALLVCYYYHKDWTISLGIGLITFASLETTGIYFGLVYRIRSVLDSFVPLIDRFRPRGMRKAA, encoded by the exons atgggctgtgcctgctccttgCTCACCCCCATGGGGCcgggcagagccagcctggggaGCTGTCCTTCCCACAGTGACATGCACTTGCTGGGTCTCTCTACACCCTGTGTTCAAGGAGAGTGGGAAGT gaagaaattctgctttcacCACAGCCACGGCCAACCAGGACGTCTTCCAGCTGCTAGGAGCAACCTAAGACTTGCAG GCACAGTAATGGAGAATTTGGATGTCCCGATCCCAGATCTTACTGAAGAGCAGCAAG ACATTTTTCAGAGAGTTTTTGCTGCTGATGCCAAGTACTTGGAGAATCATGAGAAAATGGACCAGTCCTTCTGGGAATCACTTGTAAAATGCTTGGCCACTACTGACCCACCTATACTGAATACTGAAGAAAAGAACAAC CTCCTTAACAGCTGTGATGTCCTCCCCGGAGGCTGTGTTGCCTGCCTGAAAGCCGTAGAGAAGAAAGGAGTCAGGGCAATGGTTCTTCTTTACCTCTTGCTGAAGACTTCCAACCCATCTGGATACAGGCAGCTGCCCAGCTCCAAGGGAAAGG ACGAGAAATTGAAAATCCTGAAGAGATTGGAACGGAATTTTTTATATTCAGAAGAGGACAAAAAGTCTGAAAACTCATCCCATGAGTCCATGGATGAGGATACACAAG GCAGTGATGAAGAAGATTTAGGAAGACAGAAGACTGAAGGCCAGTTACTTGGAG GAATACCAGCAGAGGTGGTTCCCTACGGAGATTCAG AGATTGCCAGAAGAGAAGATTCAGATGCAGATG catACAAGAAGGAGAGCTCTCGCCCCCCTCAATGGACAGTACGGTGGATGGGCATACGGAAGGATG ATGaattctttcattttgtcattCTTTGCTTTGCAATTGGAGCTTTACTAGTTTGCTACTACTACCACAAAG ATTGGACTATTTCTCTTGGGATTGGTTTAATCACCTTTGCTTCCTTGGAAACCACTGGGATATACTTTGGTCTAG TGTACCGAATTCGGAGCGTCCTTGACAGCTTCGTTCCTCTGATTGACAGATTCAGGCCAAGAG GCATGAGGAAAGCTGCCTAG